The segment AACCATAATGAAAGCTGCGGAATATAAGTAACGAGCAATAAAACAGCCACTGTTACAGCAAAGAACGGCAATAAAGGTTTTATTACTTGTTCAATTTTCATTTTCGCTACACGTGCACCGACGAATAATACAGGTCCTACCGGTGGTGTAATTGTTCCAATACTTAAGTTAAATACAACCATGATTCCAAAATGAACAGGATCCATACCAAACTGCAAAACAATCGGCAGGAAAATAGGTGTAAAAATTAAAATCGCTGGTGTTGGGTCCATAAATGTTCCCACGATTAATAGCACAATGTTCATAATAATTAAGATTATGAACATGTTATCTGTAAACCCAAGTAGAGCATCGGCAATCAATTTTGGAATTCCTGTAAAGGCCATAACCCATGACATAATAGTAGAAACGCCAATTAGGAAGATAACAATGGCCGTTGTTCGCGTTGATTCTAATAAAATTCTTGGTAAATCTTTCACTTTAATCGTACGGTAAATAAATGATAATAATAGTGCATAGACGACTGCGATCGCTGAACCTTCTGTCGCTGTAAATGCGCCTTTAACAATCCCACCAATTACGATAACAATTAGTAATAAACTTGGAATAGCATCAATAAATACTTTAACTGCTTGCTTTAATGTTACACGCTCATCAGATTTATAACCTTTACGTTTTGCCATAATAAAGGCAACAATCATACAACCTAATCCCCACAAAATACCTGGTACATAACCCGCC is part of the Solibacillus sp. FSL K6-1523 genome and harbors:
- a CDS encoding TRAP transporter large permease produces the protein MTTAGIAALILFLGVAFFLIIGAPISISVGIASVLAMFSILGPENALQTSAQRMFTGMNSFTLLAIPFFILAGVIMNNGGIAMRLVNCAKVLAGRMPGSLAQTNVLANMMFGSISGSAVAAAAAVGSTMSPLQEKEGYDRSFSAAVNIASAPTGMLIPPSNTLIVFSLVSGGTSIAALFMAGYVPGILWGLGCMIVAFIMAKRKGYKSDERVTLKQAVKVFIDAIPSLLLIVIVIGGIVKGAFTATEGSAIAVVYALLLSFIYRTIKVKDLPRILLESTRTTAIVIFLIGVSTIMSWVMAFTGIPKLIADALLGFTDNMFIILIIMNIVLLIVGTFMDPTPAILIFTPIFLPIVLQFGMDPVHFGIMVVFNLSIGTITPPVGPVLFVGARVAKMKIEQVIKPLLPFFAVTVAVLLLVTYIPQLSLWLPKLLGFIK